The following proteins come from a genomic window of Lachnoclostridium phytofermentans ISDg:
- a CDS encoding AI-2E family transporter: MAKKLKLSGINKKKKAVVHEETGKIKVIVLKEEKVSEEQEKEIVERPKDYKFRFEPTKKYFTISVYAFCVIALSIIFKLALENIPSFSTGLKNFGVVIQPFIAAFFIAFIVNPIVKALADRFYGKMLNIKKPKVCLALGIATTYIIIIAVIVVSFTYIIPQVTNSITELVLNSDALYKKGETWLNDIGEKFPILDTGYIQDKIEASLPQLLSFGTDFVKNVLPKILNVSISIAKTAINILLSIAISIYMLYDKRMLSKNAARIIYAFIPKKKADSFLDVTRECGSIFTGFIVGKTIDSTIIGILCFILMSILRLPYAILISVIVGVTNMIPYFGPFIGAVPGILLFLFISPIQALVFAIMILGLQQFDGWILGPKILGDSTGLTPLWVIFGITVGGAYGGVIGMFLGVPFVAVIAYLAGMFITGRLKKRNIEIR; encoded by the coding sequence ATGGCGAAAAAGTTAAAACTTTCTGGAATAAACAAGAAGAAAAAAGCTGTAGTTCATGAAGAGACCGGTAAAATTAAGGTAATAGTTCTAAAGGAAGAGAAGGTGTCTGAAGAACAGGAAAAAGAAATAGTAGAGCGTCCTAAGGATTACAAATTCCGATTCGAGCCAACCAAAAAGTATTTTACCATTAGTGTATATGCATTTTGTGTCATTGCACTTTCTATTATATTTAAGTTAGCATTAGAAAATATTCCTTCTTTTTCAACAGGCCTAAAAAACTTTGGGGTAGTGATACAACCATTTATCGCTGCTTTCTTTATTGCTTTTATTGTAAATCCAATTGTGAAAGCGTTAGCGGATCGATTTTATGGCAAAATGCTAAATATAAAGAAACCAAAAGTCTGTTTGGCTCTAGGTATTGCTACCACTTACATTATAATTATTGCAGTCATAGTAGTAAGTTTTACTTATATCATACCGCAGGTTACAAATAGCATAACGGAATTAGTTTTAAATAGCGATGCTTTATATAAAAAGGGTGAAACCTGGTTAAATGATATTGGTGAAAAGTTTCCAATACTTGATACGGGATATATACAAGATAAAATTGAAGCATCTTTACCACAATTACTTTCTTTTGGAACAGACTTTGTTAAAAATGTATTACCAAAGATATTAAATGTCTCAATTTCAATTGCGAAGACAGCGATTAATATTTTATTATCAATTGCGATCTCTATTTATATGCTATATGATAAAAGGATGTTATCAAAAAATGCAGCACGTATAATCTATGCATTTATTCCGAAAAAGAAAGCAGATTCCTTCCTTGATGTAACAAGGGAATGTGGATCAATCTTTACAGGTTTTATTGTTGGAAAGACGATTGATTCCACCATTATTGGTATTCTTTGCTTTATATTAATGTCAATCCTTAGACTGCCATATGCGATCTTAATCAGCGTTATTGTAGGAGTTACGAATATGATTCCTTACTTTGGACCATTTATCGGAGCGGTACCAGGAATACTTTTATTTTTATTTATCAGTCCTATTCAAGCATTAGTCTTTGCGATTATGATACTTGGCCTACAGCAGTTTGATGGCTGGATTTTAGGACCTAAGATTCTTGGTGATTCAACTGGGCTAACTCCTTTATGGGTTATTTTTGGTATTACAGTCGGAGGTGCTTACGGCGGTGTAATAGGAATGTTTTTAGGAGTTCCTTTCGTTGCAGTGATTGCTTATCTAGCAGGTATGTTTATTACGGGACGTTTAAAGAAACGCAATATAGAAATACGATAA
- a CDS encoding DNA polymerase Y family protein, producing MGRFVHILSGSVAMQEKIFFHIDVNSAFLSWEAAYRLHVLGESVDLREIPSVIGGDKENRHGIVLAKSTSAKKLKIHTGEALGAAVQKCPNLVIIPPNYQRYVKASKSLMEILHRFSPKVEQYSIDEAFVDMSGSELLYGGPVIVANNLKDLIEEELKFTVNIGVSSNKLLAKMAGELKKPNLVHTMFPEEIPKKMWPLPVGELFFVGRATEKKLFNLGIKTIGELAQTDVKILKAHFGKYGEVLYQFSHGIDESPLFVPLEANKGYGNSVTTPYDIVTMEHANLVLLSLSETVCTRLRMDGVKGQCVSVSVTTDTFQRASHQGMLFSASNTTMEVYRFACRLFKNLWDGRTPIRQMGVHTSRITKESTMQYNLFDWDRYEKLSKLDETIDSIRKRYGDDSVMRACFLNTSTYHMHGGISKEKKTGITKPLR from the coding sequence ATGGGTAGATTTGTCCATATTTTGAGTGGCAGTGTAGCAATGCAGGAAAAGATTTTTTTTCATATTGATGTTAACTCTGCGTTTCTTAGCTGGGAGGCTGCTTATCGACTTCATGTTTTAGGGGAAAGCGTGGACTTGCGAGAAATCCCTTCTGTAATTGGAGGAGATAAAGAAAATAGGCATGGAATAGTTTTAGCGAAATCTACTTCTGCTAAAAAACTAAAAATTCACACAGGTGAAGCTCTAGGGGCAGCAGTACAAAAATGCCCAAATTTAGTAATCATTCCACCAAATTACCAAAGGTATGTAAAAGCATCAAAATCATTAATGGAGATTTTACACAGGTTTTCTCCGAAAGTAGAGCAGTATTCGATTGATGAAGCTTTTGTTGATATGAGTGGGAGTGAATTGTTATATGGGGGACCTGTTATTGTTGCAAATAATCTAAAAGATTTGATTGAAGAGGAGTTAAAATTTACGGTAAATATTGGTGTGTCTTCGAACAAATTATTAGCAAAGATGGCAGGGGAGTTAAAGAAGCCGAATTTGGTGCATACGATGTTTCCAGAGGAGATTCCAAAGAAGATGTGGCCGTTACCGGTAGGAGAGTTATTTTTTGTAGGAAGAGCGACAGAAAAAAAACTCTTTAACCTGGGAATTAAGACGATAGGGGAGCTAGCACAAACAGATGTAAAAATATTGAAAGCTCATTTTGGGAAGTATGGGGAAGTACTTTACCAGTTTTCACATGGAATCGATGAATCCCCCCTTTTTGTTCCTTTAGAAGCAAATAAGGGGTATGGCAATTCCGTAACGACACCTTACGATATTGTTACGATGGAGCATGCAAATCTCGTTTTGCTATCGTTAAGCGAAACAGTATGTACGAGACTTCGAATGGATGGCGTAAAAGGGCAATGTGTGTCTGTTTCGGTTACAACAGATACTTTTCAGAGGGCCTCTCATCAAGGGATGCTTTTTTCGGCTTCTAATACGACGATGGAGGTATACCGTTTTGCTTGCCGTTTATTTAAGAATCTATGGGATGGAAGGACGCCAATTAGACAAATGGGCGTGCACACAAGTAGGATTACCAAGGAGAGTACGATGCAGTATAACCTATTTGATTGGGATCGCTATGAGAAATTGAGTAAATTGGATGAAACAATAGATTCTATACGAAAGAGGTACGGAGACGATTCTGTGATGAGAGCTTGTTTTTTAAATACAAGTACTTATCATATGCATGGAGGAATATCAAAAGAAAAGAAAACGGGAATTACAAAGCCGCTGCGGTAG
- a CDS encoding L-ribulose-5-phosphate 4-epimerase, protein MLEKLKEEVYQANMMLPKHGLITLTWGNVSARDKETGYIVIKPSGVEYTNMKLEDMVVVDLEGNVIDGALNPSSDTPTHIELYQAYPDLGGIVHTHSRFATIFAQAGASIPALGTTHADYFYGSIPCTRKMTKREIKGSYEKETGSVIIDTFEEHNINPYQVPSVLVHSHGPFTWGSSAMKAVENAIVLEEVAQMAWHTLLLYQSNHMTTTCPSMQQDLLDKHYLRKHGPNSYYGQKRSE, encoded by the coding sequence ATGTTAGAAAAGTTAAAAGAAGAAGTTTATCAAGCTAATATGATGTTACCAAAGCACGGATTAATTACATTAACATGGGGAAATGTTTCTGCTCGTGATAAAGAAACAGGATATATTGTAATTAAACCATCCGGAGTTGAGTATACTAATATGAAACTAGAGGACATGGTTGTGGTAGACTTAGAAGGAAATGTAATTGACGGTGCCTTAAATCCTTCTTCTGATACCCCAACTCATATAGAATTATATCAAGCATATCCTGATCTTGGTGGTATTGTTCATACTCATTCTCGCTTTGCAACTATTTTTGCACAAGCAGGAGCTTCCATCCCTGCGCTTGGTACAACCCATGCAGATTATTTTTATGGTTCCATACCATGCACTCGTAAAATGACAAAAAGAGAAATCAAAGGATCCTATGAGAAAGAAACGGGTAGCGTTATCATTGATACCTTCGAAGAACATAACATCAATCCATATCAGGTTCCATCTGTTCTTGTTCATAGTCATGGTCCATTCACCTGGGGAAGCAGTGCTATGAAAGCAGTGGAAAACGCAATTGTTCTAGAGGAAGTAGCCCAGATGGCTTGGCATACTCTACTACTTTATCAAAGTAATCATATGACTACCACCTGCCCTTCCATGCAACAGGATTTACTAGATAAGCACTACCTTCGAAAACATGGTCCAAACTCTTACTATGGTCAAAAACGTTCCGAATAG
- a CDS encoding phosphotransferase — protein MKLTNLISKGQKASVYRDGDNAIKVFNKETNKTDVLNEALNTTRVEETGLAIPSISEVGIENGQWSITMNFIEGKTLSQLIKENPEKKEEYINKMVDLQLEIHSKRAPLLNKLKDKLIRQINSLEMLDSIKKYDLLTRLDGMPKHVKVCHGDLNPNNIIVSNDNMYVIDWVHATQGNASADTARTYLLFALEDQRLADYYLDVFCKKSKTEKRYVQTWLPIVAAAQLSKDKPEEKDLLMKWLDVVEYE, from the coding sequence ATGAAGCTTACAAACTTAATTTCAAAAGGACAGAAAGCTAGTGTTTATCGCGATGGAGATAATGCAATTAAGGTTTTCAATAAGGAAACAAACAAAACAGACGTACTTAATGAGGCATTGAATACAACCAGAGTAGAAGAAACTGGTCTAGCAATTCCAAGTATTAGTGAGGTTGGAATTGAAAATGGACAATGGTCAATTACTATGAATTTTATTGAGGGAAAGACCTTAAGCCAATTAATAAAAGAAAATCCGGAGAAAAAAGAAGAGTACATAAACAAAATGGTTGACCTTCAACTTGAAATTCATTCTAAGAGAGCACCATTGTTAAATAAATTAAAAGATAAATTAATTCGTCAGATTAATAGCCTTGAAATGCTAGACAGTATTAAAAAATACGATTTATTAACCAGATTAGATGGTATGCCAAAGCACGTAAAGGTCTGTCACGGTGATCTCAATCCTAATAATATTATTGTATCAAATGATAATATGTATGTGATTGACTGGGTACATGCTACACAAGGAAATGCAAGTGCGGACACGGCTAGAACCTATTTGTTGTTTGCCCTAGAAGATCAAAGACTTGCAGATTATTATCTTGATGTATTTTGTAAAAAAAGCAAGACTGAGAAACGTTATGTTCAGACTTGGTTACCAATTGTAGCAGCAGCTCAGTTAAGCAAGGATAAGCCAGAAGAGAAAGATCTGCTAATGAAGTGGTTAGATGTTGTAGAATATGAATAA
- the adhE gene encoding bifunctional acetaldehyde-CoA/alcohol dehydrogenase, with product MTKKVELQTTGLVDSLEALTAKFRELKEAQELFATYTQEQVDKIFFAAAMAANQQRIPLAKMAVEETGMGIVEDKVIKNHYAAEYIYNAYKDTKTCGVVEEDPSFGIKKIAEPIGVVAAVIPTTNPTSTAIFKTLLCLKTRNAIIISPHPRAKNCTIAAAKVVLDAAVAAGAPAGIIGWIDVPSLELTNEVMKNADIILATGGPGMVKAAYSSGKPALGVGAGNTPVIMDESCDVRLAVSSIIHSKTFDNGMICASEQSVIISDKIYEAAKKEFKDRGCHICSPEETQKLRETILINGALNAKIVGQSAHTIAKLAGFDVAEAAKILIGEVESVELEEQFAHEKLSPVLAMYKSKSFDDAVSKAARLVADGGYGHTSSIYINVGTGQEKIAKFSDAMKTCRILVNTPSSHGGIGDLYNFKLAPSLTLGCGSWGGNSVSENVGVKHLINIKTVAERRENMLWFRAPEKVYFKKGCLPVALAELKDVMNKKKVFIVTDAFLYKNGYTKCVTDQLDAMGIQHTTYYDVAPDPSLASATEGAEAMRLFEPDCIIALGGGSAMDAGKIMWVMYEHPEVNFLDLAMRFMDIRKRVYSFPKMGEKAYFIAVPTSSGTGSEVTPFAVITDERTGVKYPLADYELLPKMAIIDADMMMNQPKGLTSASGIDALTHALEAYASIMATDYTDGLALKAMKNIFAYLPSAYENGAADPVAREKMADASTLAGMAFANAFLGICHSMAHKLGAFHHLPHGVANALLINEVMRFNSVSIPTKMGTFSQYQYPHALDRYVECANFLGIAGKNDNEKFENLLKAIDELKEKVGIKKSIKEYGVDEKYFLDTLDAMVEQAFDDQCTGANPRYPLMKEIKEIYLKVYYGK from the coding sequence ATGACGAAAAAAGTGGAATTACAGACAACTGGATTAGTAGACTCTCTCGAAGCATTAACAGCAAAATTTAGAGAGTTAAAAGAAGCACAAGAGCTCTTTGCTACCTACACTCAAGAGCAAGTAGATAAAATCTTCTTTGCTGCTGCCATGGCTGCCAATCAGCAACGTATTCCGTTAGCAAAGATGGCTGTAGAAGAAACGGGTATGGGTATTGTAGAAGATAAAGTAATTAAGAATCATTATGCTGCAGAGTATATTTACAATGCATACAAAGATACAAAAACATGTGGAGTGGTTGAAGAAGATCCTAGCTTCGGTATCAAAAAAATTGCAGAGCCAATCGGCGTAGTTGCAGCTGTAATCCCAACTACCAATCCTACCTCCACTGCTATCTTTAAAACATTACTTTGTTTAAAGACTCGTAACGCAATCATCATCAGCCCACATCCTCGTGCTAAGAACTGTACCATCGCAGCTGCTAAGGTAGTTTTAGATGCTGCAGTTGCTGCAGGTGCTCCTGCTGGTATAATTGGATGGATTGATGTTCCATCACTTGAATTAACCAATGAAGTTATGAAAAATGCAGACATCATCCTTGCAACTGGTGGACCTGGTATGGTAAAGGCTGCTTATTCTTCTGGTAAACCAGCACTTGGTGTTGGCGCAGGTAATACCCCTGTTATTATGGATGAAAGCTGCGATGTTCGCCTTGCAGTAAGCTCTATTATTCACTCTAAGACATTTGATAACGGTATGATTTGTGCTTCCGAGCAATCCGTAATTATTAGTGATAAGATTTATGAAGCTGCTAAGAAAGAATTCAAGGATCGTGGTTGCCACATCTGCTCCCCAGAAGAGACTCAGAAGCTTCGTGAAACAATCCTAATTAATGGTGCTCTTAACGCTAAAATTGTTGGACAAAGCGCTCATACGATTGCAAAGCTTGCAGGATTTGATGTAGCAGAAGCTGCTAAGATTTTAATTGGTGAAGTAGAATCCGTTGAACTAGAAGAACAATTTGCACACGAGAAACTTTCTCCAGTTCTTGCTATGTACAAATCAAAATCCTTTGATGATGCAGTAAGCAAAGCTGCTCGTCTTGTTGCAGATGGCGGTTATGGCCATACTTCTTCCATCTATATTAATGTAGGTACCGGACAAGAAAAGATTGCAAAGTTTTCTGATGCTATGAAGACTTGCCGTATTCTTGTAAATACACCATCCTCCCATGGTGGTATCGGTGACCTTTATAACTTTAAATTAGCTCCATCTCTTACTCTTGGTTGTGGCTCCTGGGGCGGTAACTCTGTATCAGAAAACGTAGGAGTAAAGCACTTAATCAACATTAAGACAGTTGCTGAGAGGAGAGAAAACATGCTTTGGTTTAGAGCACCTGAGAAAGTATACTTTAAGAAGGGTTGTTTACCAGTAGCCCTCGCAGAATTAAAAGATGTAATGAATAAAAAGAAAGTATTCATTGTAACCGATGCTTTCCTTTATAAAAATGGCTATACAAAATGTGTTACTGATCAGTTAGATGCTATGGGAATTCAGCATACTACTTACTATGATGTTGCTCCAGATCCATCTTTAGCTAGTGCTACAGAAGGTGCAGAAGCGATGAGACTCTTCGAGCCAGACTGTATTATCGCACTCGGTGGTGGTTCTGCAATGGATGCCGGAAAGATTATGTGGGTTATGTATGAACACCCTGAAGTAAACTTCCTTGACCTTGCAATGCGTTTCATGGATATTAGAAAGCGTGTTTACTCCTTCCCTAAGATGGGCGAAAAAGCTTACTTTATCGCAGTTCCAACTTCCTCCGGTACTGGTTCTGAAGTTACACCATTTGCTGTTATTACCGATGAGAGAACTGGCGTAAAATATCCACTTGCAGATTACGAATTACTTCCTAAGATGGCTATTATTGATGCCGATATGATGATGAATCAACCTAAGGGATTAACTTCTGCTTCCGGTATTGATGCCCTTACCCATGCATTAGAGGCATATGCTTCTATCATGGCTACTGACTATACGGATGGTTTAGCATTAAAAGCTATGAAGAATATCTTCGCTTACCTTCCAAGCGCATATGAAAATGGTGCCGCTGATCCGGTTGCAAGAGAAAAGATGGCAGATGCTTCTACCTTAGCTGGTATGGCATTCGCAAATGCATTCTTAGGAATTTGCCACTCCATGGCTCATAAATTAGGTGCATTCCACCACTTACCACACGGTGTAGCAAACGCACTCTTAATCAACGAAGTAATGCGCTTTAACTCCGTTAGCATTCCTACAAAGATGGGTACTTTCTCTCAATACCAATACCCACATGCGTTAGATCGTTATGTAGAATGTGCGAACTTCTTAGGTATTGCCGGAAAGAACGACAATGAGAAATTCGAAAACCTTCTTAAGGCAATTGATGAATTAAAAGAAAAAGTTGGTATCAAGAAATCCATCAAAGAATATGGCGTAGACGAGAAATATTTCTTAGATACTTTAGATGCTATGGTTGAACAGGCTTTCGATGATCAGTGTACTGGTGCTAACCCAAGATATCCATTAATGAAGGAAATCAAGGAAATCTATCTTAAAGTGTACTACGGTAAATAA
- a CDS encoding SOS response-associated peptidase, whose protein sequence is MCGRYYVDEESNEELLRIIRNLDRRLQGEGMQIPDSNDEGTHVPRKFKTGEIYPTNTAPIIARKEGNILPYAMTWGYKGFEGNKVIINARCESASEKRMFASDLDSRRIVVPASGFYEWEHSGTKTKYYFTSKQEKPLYMAGLSHPDEEEDRFVILTTSANESMKDIHNRMPVLLKEDEIEGWLSSREEAVSIMKRIPEQLHRTNTSPKEPQFEQLRFPW, encoded by the coding sequence ATGTGTGGGCGCTATTATGTAGATGAAGAAAGCAATGAAGAGTTACTTCGTATTATAAGAAATTTAGATCGACGTCTTCAGGGGGAGGGCATGCAGATACCTGACTCAAACGATGAGGGTACACACGTTCCAAGAAAGTTTAAAACTGGTGAAATTTATCCAACCAACACTGCTCCGATTATTGCGAGAAAAGAAGGAAACATCCTGCCTTATGCAATGACTTGGGGATATAAAGGTTTCGAGGGAAATAAAGTAATTATTAATGCACGTTGCGAAAGTGCATCAGAAAAAAGAATGTTTGCAAGCGATCTGGATTCTAGACGTATTGTAGTTCCTGCAAGTGGCTTTTATGAATGGGAGCATAGTGGTACCAAAACCAAATATTATTTTACCTCCAAGCAAGAAAAACCCCTTTATATGGCTGGCTTATCTCATCCCGATGAAGAGGAAGATCGCTTTGTTATTCTCACAACATCAGCAAATGAATCTATGAAAGACATTCATAATCGTATGCCTGTCTTATTAAAAGAAGATGAAATTGAAGGTTGGCTATCCTCCAGAGAAGAAGCAGTTTCTATCATGAAACGCATACCAGAACAATTGCATAGGACTAACACTTCCCCAAAAGAACCACAATTTGAACAACTTAGATTTCCATGGTAA
- a CDS encoding RNA-guided endonuclease InsQ/TnpB family protein has product MKRLQRAYKVELKPTNQQIQKINQCLGVCRWLYNAYLAKNQSLYQDFKEGKLNKKKAFMSANDFDKYINNDIKVLDDCKWINDCGSKARKKAICNAEFAYKKFFKGEAQFPRFKKKGKSKVGLYFPKNNKTDFKIERHKINIPTLKWVRLKEFGYIKANANVISGTVTEQAGKYYISIVCEVEEVKNSLPKTEPLGLDLGIKDFAIFSNEIVKKNINKTSRVKKLEKKLKREQVRLSRKYECLKKQNKIRKGETTRQNIRKQIVKVQRLQQRLANIRTDYINKCVSEIVGQKPSSITIEDLNVKGMMKNRHLSKAVAGQKFYEFRIKLTNKCKQNDIELRIVDRWYPSSKLCSCCGNVKKDLKLSDRIYVCKECGLVIDRDYQASINLREAKTYMIA; this is encoded by the coding sequence ATGAAGAGATTGCAAAGAGCATACAAAGTGGAATTAAAACCAACGAACCAGCAGATACAGAAGATTAATCAATGTTTAGGCGTTTGCAGATGGCTTTATAACGCTTATCTTGCTAAGAACCAATCACTTTATCAAGACTTTAAAGAGGGTAAGCTTAATAAGAAAAAAGCCTTTATGTCAGCCAATGACTTTGATAAGTACATTAATAATGATATTAAAGTTTTAGATGATTGCAAGTGGATTAATGATTGTGGTAGTAAAGCTAGAAAAAAAGCTATTTGTAATGCAGAATTTGCGTATAAGAAGTTTTTTAAAGGTGAAGCACAATTTCCACGTTTTAAGAAGAAAGGTAAGTCTAAAGTAGGTTTATATTTTCCAAAGAATAATAAAACCGATTTCAAGATTGAACGTCATAAAATTAATATACCTACACTTAAATGGGTTAGGCTTAAGGAATTTGGATATATCAAGGCCAATGCAAACGTCATTAGTGGTACGGTCACAGAACAAGCAGGAAAATATTATATTTCAATTGTTTGTGAAGTAGAAGAAGTTAAGAACTCCTTACCTAAAACAGAGCCATTAGGACTAGATTTAGGAATAAAAGATTTTGCTATTTTTAGTAATGAAATAGTTAAGAAGAACATCAATAAGACTTCAAGAGTAAAGAAATTAGAAAAGAAGTTAAAACGTGAACAAGTAAGGCTTTCAAGGAAATATGAATGTCTTAAAAAACAAAATAAAATAAGAAAAGGGGAGACCACTAGACAGAATATTCGTAAGCAAATAGTCAAAGTACAAAGACTTCAACAAAGATTAGCGAACATTCGTACTGATTACATTAATAAATGTGTGTCTGAAATAGTAGGACAAAAACCAAGTTCAATAACTATTGAAGATTTGAATGTAAAAGGCATGATGAAAAATCGCCACTTATCAAAAGCAGTTGCTGGGCAAAAGTTTTATGAGTTCAGAATAAAACTTACCAACAAATGTAAACAAAACGATATTGAACTTAGAATAGTAGATAGATGGTATCCATCTTCTAAGCTTTGCTCATGTTGTGGAAATGTCAAAAAAGACTTAAAACTTTCTGACAGAATTTATGTTTGTAAAGAGTGTGGTCTAGTAATTGATAGGGATTATCAAGCTAGTATTAATCTTAGAGAAGCAAAAACTTACATGATAGCATAA
- a CDS encoding ATP-binding cassette domain-containing protein — MSKKTIVLQVVGLTKQYRGHKVVNCISLTGYSSEIFGILGQKGDGKTTIIKMVTGLLKKEEGTVIIGGYDLDYNYEDAIKEIGVLGNLPHLSEHLSGLENLYRFAKVKKIGKEQLEKVKILVSSQLDLYKKVKNYSAEMKLMLSIGISLLSNPKLIVLDEPTKDYNPIATRKVREFLKIISHEQGIGIVVSSTMLWEMEKLCDRVMILSKGVNLGTISIKELLDKDRNLEDFYLEQSSYYERKINVAEKGCTV, encoded by the coding sequence ATGAGTAAGAAAACTATTGTATTACAAGTTGTAGGGTTAACCAAACAATATAGAGGGCATAAAGTGGTAAATTGTATTTCTCTAACTGGGTATTCCAGTGAGATCTTTGGTATACTAGGTCAAAAAGGGGATGGAAAGACCACAATAATTAAGATGGTAACTGGTTTACTTAAAAAAGAAGAGGGTACCGTAATTATAGGAGGATATGACCTTGATTATAATTATGAAGATGCTATAAAAGAAATCGGTGTGCTAGGGAATTTACCCCACTTATCGGAGCACTTATCTGGGTTAGAGAACTTATATCGGTTTGCAAAAGTAAAAAAAATTGGGAAGGAGCAATTAGAAAAAGTAAAAATATTAGTTTCTTCTCAGCTAGATTTATACAAGAAAGTAAAGAACTATTCAGCTGAAATGAAACTTATGCTTTCGATAGGAATCTCTCTTCTTAGTAATCCAAAACTTATTGTACTAGATGAACCAACAAAAGATTATAATCCAATTGCTACTAGAAAGGTTAGAGAGTTTTTAAAAATAATTTCTCATGAGCAGGGAATAGGTATTGTAGTATCAAGCACTATGCTATGGGAGATGGAAAAACTCTGTGATCGTGTAATGATTCTATCAAAAGGAGTTAATCTTGGAACGATTAGTATCAAAGAATTATTAGATAAGGATAGGAATCTAGAGGATTTTTATCTAGAACAAAGTAGTTATTACGAGAGAAAAATAAATGTAGCAGAAAAAGGATGTACAGTATAA
- the trxA gene encoding thioredoxin, producing the protein MALIFTDENFEKEVIQSDLPVLVDFYADWCGPCKMMAPIIEELHDQYEGKIKIGKLNVDNSPETAAAFRVMSIPTLIFFKNGKAIETMVGVVAKQKLEDMLNA; encoded by the coding sequence ATGGCACTAATATTTACTGATGAAAATTTTGAAAAAGAAGTAATTCAATCCGATTTACCAGTTTTGGTAGATTTCTATGCAGATTGGTGCGGACCATGTAAAATGATGGCACCAATCATCGAAGAATTACATGACCAGTATGAAGGTAAAATAAAGATTGGCAAACTTAACGTAGATAATTCTCCAGAAACAGCAGCAGCATTTCGCGTTATGTCAATTCCAACTTTAATCTTCTTTAAGAATGGAAAAGCAATTGAAACAATGGTAGGCGTTGTTGCAAAACAAAAATTAGAGGATATGTTAAATGCATAA